In the genome of Planctomycetia bacterium, one region contains:
- a CDS encoding sulfotransferase has product MADKRKGAKRRKVRPAAPVLDDLPELQAARAQWVKQDLLGALARFDRAVRDNPRHVRALVDASRAFGAMYNYARAEELVDRLLDLGRGQGPILHLAAQSYRLMRRTDQAIAVFHQALAARNPTSESHLELGLLYERRNRLDEALTHAEARLRAQPHDAEGKFLKARVQRRQGALEAAREGLQAIADAPTTHWMTRSRACAELAQLLDEEGAYAEAWQAMLAGKQLTSPNAREAKAHRDRLVPPLMNLAQDILPENFNRWRAGAVDDTPKLALLTGLPRSGTTLLERILDAHPGIVACDEFDAFPRLMFPVLLGRHSPADLSPELLDAIPEPLLAPQRSAFADAMSAAVGQPRGDAWLLDKNPSLLPLITPYLRFAPHGRVIVMLRDPRDVLVSCLMAYLPLNDFSVDFLDLDAAADRLIADLEAWRGLRAKTGNACREIWYEDLIADVRSTSLRILEHLGLPWHDDVDHYRDIGAQRTVFSPSYDRVARPVYHSAVGRWRNYEQQLAGVLPRLTQSLERLRGSL; this is encoded by the coding sequence TTGGCAGACAAACGTAAAGGAGCGAAACGGCGCAAAGTCCGGCCGGCCGCCCCCGTTCTCGACGATTTGCCGGAACTGCAGGCCGCCCGCGCACAGTGGGTGAAACAAGACTTGCTTGGCGCCTTGGCCCGTTTTGATCGCGCCGTGCGGGACAATCCCCGGCATGTCCGCGCATTGGTCGACGCCAGCCGAGCCTTCGGCGCGATGTACAACTACGCTCGGGCCGAGGAGTTGGTGGACCGATTGCTGGATCTGGGACGCGGTCAGGGGCCCATCCTGCACTTGGCGGCGCAAAGCTACCGCCTGATGCGCCGAACCGACCAGGCGATCGCCGTCTTCCACCAGGCGCTTGCGGCGCGGAACCCGACCTCGGAATCGCACCTGGAGCTGGGGCTATTGTACGAACGGCGCAACCGTCTCGACGAGGCGCTCACCCATGCCGAGGCGCGATTGCGCGCACAGCCGCACGACGCGGAAGGGAAGTTCTTGAAAGCCCGCGTGCAGCGCCGCCAAGGGGCGCTTGAAGCGGCCCGTGAGGGATTGCAGGCGATCGCCGACGCCCCCACGACCCATTGGATGACGCGAAGCCGTGCCTGCGCGGAACTTGCACAGTTGCTCGACGAGGAAGGCGCCTACGCCGAAGCCTGGCAAGCAATGCTCGCCGGCAAGCAGCTCACCTCCCCGAATGCGCGCGAAGCTAAAGCGCACCGCGACCGGCTGGTGCCGCCGTTGATGAATTTGGCCCAAGATATTCTGCCGGAGAACTTCAATCGCTGGCGGGCCGGCGCCGTGGACGATACTCCGAAACTCGCTTTACTGACGGGGTTGCCGCGCAGCGGTACGACGTTGCTGGAGCGCATTCTTGACGCTCATCCGGGCATCGTCGCCTGCGACGAATTCGACGCGTTTCCCCGGCTCATGTTTCCGGTATTGCTGGGACGTCATTCGCCAGCGGACCTGTCGCCCGAACTGCTCGACGCGATTCCCGAACCACTGCTGGCCCCACAACGAAGCGCTTTTGCCGATGCGATGTCGGCGGCTGTGGGACAGCCGCGCGGCGACGCCTGGCTGCTGGACAAGAACCCGTCGCTGCTGCCGCTGATCACGCCCTACCTGAGATTTGCTCCGCACGGTCGCGTGATCGTCATGCTGCGCGATCCGCGCGACGTGCTCGTGAGTTGCCTGATGGCTTACCTGCCGTTGAATGATTTCAGCGTCGATTTCCTCGACTTGGATGCCGCGGCTGATCGGCTAATTGCCGATCTGGAAGCGTGGCGCGGGTTGCGCGCGAAGACGGGAAACGCCTGTCGCGAGATCTGGTACGAGGATCTCATCGCCGACGTGCGATCTACCTCGCTGCGGATCTTGGAGCACTTGGGGCTGCCGTGGCATGACGATGTCGATCACTACCGAGACATCGGCGCACAGCGGACCGTTTTTTCCCCATCCTATGACAGGGTCGCTCGGCCGGTGTACCATTCCGCTGTCGGACGTTGGCGCAACTACGAGCAGCAGTTGGCGGGCGTCCTCCCGCGGCTGACGCAGTCGCTTGAACGACTGCGGGGCTCCCTGTGA
- a CDS encoding PEP-CTERM sorting domain-containing protein, with translation MRIKHLGNQLAKRLRRLPKTPHLAGAAILAGGMMFAGVAQADTLLSEDFNGLTLGPFVSSTESGGDGTDWTDVPPTGWARDNGATPVGGPAEFFGFTFMDVTAWVATEANQDRASFTKGSGAVMVADADAYDDDAGNGNVLGEASQSFNVFMTTSPIDLTGIAAGTAALNFDSSFRPYEALTGLVDVSFDGGANFSNLLTLNAANSGGDSSLTRANESLSLPIDNPTGGSMLIRFGMATADNDWWWAVDNVEVTGNPVPEPSSIALAGLAAAGLTVAGLRRRK, from the coding sequence ATGAGAATCAAGCATTTGGGAAATCAGTTGGCGAAGCGACTCCGTCGCTTGCCGAAAACGCCGCACCTCGCGGGTGCGGCGATCCTGGCTGGCGGAATGATGTTCGCTGGCGTCGCGCAGGCGGACACGTTGCTATCCGAGGATTTCAATGGGCTGACGCTGGGCCCGTTCGTCTCGTCGACCGAAAGCGGCGGCGACGGCACCGACTGGACCGACGTGCCGCCGACTGGCTGGGCGCGCGACAATGGCGCGACTCCTGTCGGCGGGCCGGCGGAGTTTTTCGGCTTCACGTTCATGGACGTGACTGCCTGGGTGGCCACCGAAGCAAATCAGGACCGCGCTTCGTTTACGAAGGGTTCCGGCGCCGTGATGGTGGCCGATGCCGACGCCTATGACGACGACGCCGGCAACGGCAACGTGCTGGGCGAAGCAAGCCAGTCGTTCAACGTGTTCATGACCACATCGCCGATCGACTTGACCGGCATCGCGGCCGGCACGGCGGCGCTGAACTTCGATTCCAGTTTCCGCCCCTACGAAGCGCTGACCGGTTTGGTCGACGTTTCCTTTGACGGCGGCGCGAACTTCAGCAACTTGTTGACGCTGAACGCCGCCAACTCGGGCGGCGACAGCTCCCTCACCCGCGCGAATGAATCGTTGAGCTTGCCGATCGACAATCCGACCGGCGGCTCGATGCTGATTCGCTTCGGCATGGCCACGGCCGACAACGACTGGTGGTGGGCGGTCGACAACGTCGAGGTGACGGGGAACCCGGTGCCGGAGCCGAGTTCGATCGCGCTGGCTGGCTTGGCGGCCGCCGGACTGACCGTCGCCGGACTTCGTCGCCGCAAGTAA
- a CDS encoding DUF1559 domain-containing protein: MWRSTPSRRTSGFTLVELLVVIAIIGILIALLLPALQVARAAARRAQCTNNLKQIGLALHSYHAAQKRFPYGSADHDWESNPNGTSVRYAGSWRTLILPFIEQTAINQQLKPLDIRSFSAGDQTSAWLKSQAQLVLIPAYVCPDEPSPWIRGGFANWSFAPEKNAAISTYMGNAGPVSTGPEDWGIAKGCGLCTDGRNPQKYCLCTWGDTPKYSRGFYHGHNPNGPGMLDMFPNDISLKKVKDGASNTLHVGETHGVNIDGDGCGDYMQWMSTWAVSSTVYGINAQKVGRDWQAGCNFRSYHQGGAQFVFVDGSVHFIAQAVDLRTFGYLGSRNDGQPLGQY, translated from the coding sequence ATGTGGCGCAGTACCCCGAGCCGTCGGACGTCCGGATTCACCTTGGTCGAACTGCTGGTGGTGATCGCCATCATCGGTATCCTGATCGCGCTGTTGCTCCCCGCGCTTCAGGTTGCCCGGGCCGCGGCGCGGCGCGCGCAATGCACCAACAATCTGAAGCAGATCGGCCTGGCTCTCCATAGCTATCATGCCGCTCAGAAGCGATTCCCCTACGGTTCGGCGGACCATGATTGGGAGTCCAACCCGAACGGCACCAGCGTCCGCTATGCCGGCAGTTGGCGAACGCTGATCCTCCCCTTCATTGAACAGACGGCGATCAACCAGCAGTTGAAGCCGCTCGATATCCGCTCGTTCAGCGCCGGCGACCAGACCAGTGCCTGGCTCAAATCCCAGGCGCAGCTGGTGTTGATTCCCGCCTATGTCTGCCCGGACGAGCCGAGTCCCTGGATTCGCGGCGGCTTCGCTAATTGGAGCTTCGCTCCGGAGAAGAACGCCGCCATTTCCACTTACATGGGCAATGCCGGGCCGGTCTCCACGGGACCGGAGGATTGGGGCATCGCCAAGGGCTGCGGGCTTTGCACGGACGGCCGCAATCCGCAGAAATACTGCCTCTGCACCTGGGGCGATACTCCCAAATACAGTCGCGGCTTCTATCACGGTCACAATCCCAACGGACCGGGCATGCTCGATATGTTTCCCAACGACATCTCGCTCAAGAAAGTTAAAGACGGCGCGTCGAACACATTGCACGTCGGCGAAACGCACGGCGTCAACATCGACGGGGATGGCTGCGGCGATTACATGCAGTGGATGAGCACCTGGGCGGTATCCTCCACCGTCTACGGAATCAATGCCCAGAAGGTCGGCCGGGACTGGCAGGCAGGCTGCAACTTCCGCAGCTACCACCAGGGCGGTGCGCAGTTCGTGTTTGTGGACGGTTCGGTGCATTTCATCGCCCAGGCCGTCGACCTCCGCACATTTGGCTATCTGGGTTCCCGCAACGACGGTCAGCCGCTCGGCCAATACTGA
- the pelA gene encoding pectate lyase — MPQDVRDAAEGGATADEVAEQLRVAETILSYQRATGGWPKNYDRAEPLTELQLRAAEGDRDKNDATIDNSATYTEVRLLAAAYQAAHDDRFRVAALKGIEYLLRAQYTNGGWPQRFPAAEGYARYITFNDNAMIGVLKLMHDVAAGNDPFSLIASELREPCRQAELRGVECILKCQVRVDGRLTVWCAQHHHETFAPERARAYELASLSGAESVGIVRFLIQIEAPGPDVVAAIEGATRWFEESKLTGIRVVEVKDAATAKGYDKIVVSDAGAPPMWARFYDIQTNQPIFCSRDGVPRRALADISYERRTGYSWLGYYAASLLDVDLPAWKRRIAASKVSTGKP, encoded by the coding sequence ATGCCCCAGGACGTTCGCGATGCGGCTGAGGGCGGAGCCACGGCGGACGAGGTTGCGGAACAACTGCGCGTCGCCGAAACCATTCTGTCATATCAACGCGCGACCGGCGGATGGCCGAAGAATTACGACCGTGCTGAACCGCTGACGGAGCTGCAACTGCGAGCCGCAGAGGGCGACCGCGACAAGAACGACGCCACGATCGACAATAGCGCGACGTACACAGAAGTGCGACTGCTCGCCGCCGCATATCAAGCCGCTCACGACGACCGCTTCCGAGTCGCCGCATTGAAGGGTATTGAGTATCTGTTGCGCGCTCAGTACACGAACGGCGGCTGGCCTCAACGTTTCCCCGCTGCGGAAGGTTACGCCCGGTACATCACGTTCAACGACAACGCCATGATCGGCGTGTTGAAGCTGATGCACGACGTTGCCGCGGGAAACGATCCGTTTTCGCTGATTGCGAGCGAACTTCGCGAGCCATGCAGGCAGGCCGAACTGCGCGGCGTCGAATGTATCCTGAAATGCCAGGTTCGCGTCGACGGTCGATTGACGGTTTGGTGCGCGCAACACCATCACGAGACCTTCGCGCCGGAGCGGGCGCGCGCGTATGAACTCGCGTCGCTCAGCGGCGCGGAGTCCGTCGGCATCGTACGCTTCCTCATACAGATCGAGGCGCCCGGTCCGGACGTCGTCGCGGCCATCGAGGGCGCCACGCGCTGGTTCGAGGAATCCAAACTGACTGGCATCCGAGTTGTCGAAGTGAAGGACGCGGCCACGGCGAAAGGGTACGACAAGATCGTCGTCAGCGACGCCGGTGCGCCGCCGATGTGGGCGCGCTTCTATGACATTCAAACGAATCAACCGATTTTTTGCAGCCGAGACGGAGTTCCTCGCCGAGCCCTCGCCGACATCTCCTACGAGCGCCGCACCGGTTACTCCTGGCTGGGTTACTACGCCGCCTCCTTGCTGGACGTCGATTTGCCGGCATGGAAACGCCGCATCGCGGCTTCAAAAGTTTCGACCGGCAAGCCATGA